The Mucilaginibacter yixingensis genome window below encodes:
- a CDS encoding fumarate hydratase — protein MRFYLLLFTLSLASCSFNPRLQGKGETYLQGEWQQDSSAVQHKLVTYTSNHFRFTCDSFYLKINTFSKVNYGADTCMNKGRWTEYVRGTYAQRNDTLFLRGQFCDDHYRIKETQDCLRAGNYDELFSVSNKSDSLLQLSGTSSVIPIGLRLQKRTGCTPKAL, from the coding sequence GTGAGGTTTTACCTTCTACTTTTTACTCTTTCATTAGCCTCCTGCTCTTTCAATCCACGCCTGCAGGGCAAAGGCGAAACCTATTTGCAGGGCGAGTGGCAGCAGGATAGCAGCGCCGTTCAGCACAAGCTGGTTACTTACACTTCTAATCATTTCCGTTTTACCTGCGATTCTTTTTACCTGAAAATCAATACCTTCAGCAAAGTGAATTACGGGGCCGATACCTGCATGAACAAAGGCCGGTGGACCGAATACGTACGCGGCACCTACGCCCAGCGCAATGACACCCTGTTTCTGCGCGGTCAGTTTTGCGATGATCATTACCGTATTAAAGAAACGCAGGATTGCCTGCGCGCCGGTAACTATGATGAGCTTTTTAGCGTAAGCAACAAAAGTGATTCGCTGCTGCAATTGTCTGGTACATCAAGCGTTATACCCATCGGGTTGCGCCTGCAAAAGCGTACCGGCTGCACACCCAAAGCACTATAA
- the fumC gene encoding class II fumarate hydratase — MSFRIEHDTMGEVKVPADKYWGAQTERSRNNFKIGPEASMPKEIIEAFAYLKKAAAYTNTDLGVLAAEKRDLIAQVCDEILAGELASEFPLVIWQTGSGTQSNMNVNEVVANRAHVLQGNKLGEGKTFVHPNDDVNKSQSSNDTYPTAMHIAAYKILIDCTIPGVEKLRDTLKAKSEAFKSVVKIGRTHLMDATPLTLGQEFSGYVSQLDHGLKALRNTFDHLSELALGGTAVGTGINTPKGYDVKVAEYIAQFTGLPFITAENKFEALAAHDAIVESHGALKQIAVSLMKIANDTRMLASGPRSGIGEIHIPDNEPGSSIMPGKVNPTQNEAVTMVAAQVMGNDVAISIGGSNGHYELNVFKPVMAANFLQSARLIGDACVSFNDHCAKGIEPNYDGIKKHLENSLMLVTALNPHIGYENAAKIAKKALKENKSLREAAVELELLSSEQFDQWVRPEDMIGSMK, encoded by the coding sequence ATGAGTTTCAGAATAGAACACGATACCATGGGCGAGGTAAAAGTACCTGCCGATAAATACTGGGGCGCACAAACTGAGCGCTCACGCAATAACTTTAAAATTGGCCCGGAGGCTTCTATGCCTAAGGAAATTATCGAGGCTTTTGCCTACCTGAAAAAGGCTGCCGCTTATACCAATACTGATCTGGGCGTACTGGCTGCAGAAAAACGCGACCTGATTGCACAGGTATGTGACGAAATTCTGGCCGGCGAACTGGCCAGCGAGTTCCCGCTGGTAATCTGGCAAACCGGTTCTGGTACCCAGAGCAACATGAACGTTAACGAGGTAGTTGCCAACCGCGCACACGTGCTGCAAGGCAACAAACTGGGCGAAGGCAAAACCTTTGTTCACCCGAACGATGACGTGAACAAATCTCAATCATCAAACGATACTTACCCAACTGCAATGCACATTGCAGCTTATAAAATACTGATTGACTGCACCATCCCTGGTGTAGAAAAACTGCGCGACACTCTGAAAGCAAAATCAGAAGCATTCAAAAGCGTTGTTAAAATTGGTCGTACGCACCTGATGGATGCTACGCCGCTTACTTTAGGTCAGGAGTTCTCAGGCTACGTTTCTCAGTTGGATCACGGTCTGAAAGCTCTGCGCAACACATTCGATCACCTGAGCGAGTTAGCACTGGGTGGTACTGCTGTTGGTACCGGCATCAATACTCCTAAAGGTTATGATGTAAAAGTGGCCGAGTACATTGCTCAGTTCACCGGCCTGCCATTCATCACTGCCGAGAACAAATTTGAGGCCCTGGCCGCTCACGATGCCATTGTAGAAAGCCACGGCGCGCTGAAACAGATTGCCGTTTCATTAATGAAGATTGCTAACGATACCCGTATGCTGGCTTCTGGTCCGCGTTCAGGTATCGGCGAGATCCATATTCCGGATAACGAGCCAGGCTCATCTATCATGCCGGGTAAAGTTAACCCAACCCAAAACGAGGCTGTAACTATGGTTGCTGCACAGGTAATGGGTAATGATGTGGCTATCAGCATCGGCGGTTCAAACGGCCATTACGAGCTGAATGTGTTTAAACCGGTTATGGCTGCTAACTTCCTGCAATCAGCCCGTTTGATTGGTGATGCTTGTGTATCATTTAATGATCATTGTGCAAAAGGTATCGAGCCAAACTATGATGGCATCAAAAAACACCTGGAAAACTCGCTGATGCTGGTTACTGCACTGAACCCGCACATTGGTTATGAGAACGCCGCCAAGATTGCAAAAAAAGCGCTGAAAGAAAACAAATCGCTGCGCGAGGCTGCCGTAGAACTGGAGCTGCTCTCCTCAGAGCAATTTGACCAGTGGGTACGCCCCGAAGACATGATCGGCAGCATGAAATAA
- a CDS encoding S1/P1 nuclease: MKVLSKLICAAALFCAPFSAMAWGTNGHRISGEIASHYLTPKAKAAVKAILGDESIAMASNWADFIKSDDNYRYLYNWHFIDFDKSYTLPEMKAFLEKDTDVDAYTKLNFMIAELKKKTTTKENKLLYLRMIIHVVEDMHQPMHTGHKDDKGGNDVKLSWFGKPTNLHSLWDSELIDFQQLSYTEYAAAVNHTTPAQVAEWQKAPISQWLYESNQLAEKIYAEAKPDSNLSYKYNFNNIATLNEQLLKGGVRLAGVLNAIFGS, translated from the coding sequence ATGAAAGTATTGAGTAAATTGATCTGTGCGGCAGCCCTGTTCTGTGCTCCGTTCAGTGCTATGGCCTGGGGTACCAACGGCCATCGCATCAGTGGCGAAATTGCGTCGCATTACCTCACGCCCAAAGCCAAAGCAGCGGTAAAAGCCATTCTGGGCGATGAATCTATTGCCATGGCCAGCAACTGGGCCGATTTTATTAAATCTGACGATAACTACCGCTACCTGTATAACTGGCATTTTATTGATTTCGATAAATCATACACCCTGCCGGAGATGAAGGCCTTCCTGGAGAAAGATACCGATGTGGATGCCTACACCAAGCTCAACTTTATGATTGCCGAGCTAAAAAAGAAAACCACTACTAAAGAAAACAAATTGCTGTACCTGCGCATGATCATCCACGTGGTAGAAGATATGCATCAACCAATGCACACTGGCCATAAAGACGATAAAGGCGGCAACGATGTAAAATTAAGCTGGTTTGGCAAACCGACCAACCTGCACAGCCTGTGGGACAGCGAGCTGATCGACTTTCAGCAATTAAGCTATACCGAATATGCGGCGGCTGTAAATCATACTACACCAGCCCAGGTTGCCGAGTGGCAAAAAGCGCCTATCAGTCAGTGGTTATACGAATCAAACCAACTGGCCGAAAAAATTTATGCCGAGGCCAAGCCAGACTCAAACCTGAGCTACAAATACAATTTTAACAACATTGCAACCCTGAACGAGCAACTGCTTAAAGGCGGCGTGAGACTGGCAGGAGTGCTGAATGCTATTTTTGGTTCTTAG
- a CDS encoding tetratricopeptide repeat protein has protein sequence MKNLNLKTTLLVAFICICMAAPTLAQSTDAKALVKQGTELHDQGKYNEALAKYTEAMKADPNYPTAYYEYAYTLFTTGKGKDAITYLEKLLKLDPKSANAYDMLGSIYDDMGQQDQAIEYYKKGVAANPDYQRLHFNLSITYYRKQLYSQSAQEALAAIKLDPKHASSHRIYGMAAYALNQRGAALLAFCNFLLLEPQSKRSLEIVNNVKKIINYGIKRKDAKNVTLSVSPDDMGNLMMSMSVLAATDKKGELSAVDSLQYQLTSLFNVANTIAGGDKADPFVVKYYGDYFKALAETDNMPAFTRFISVSLYPTENMQWLKDHDKELTAFDIWTRSTLHKF, from the coding sequence AAACAACTTTATTGGTGGCTTTTATCTGCATTTGCATGGCCGCCCCAACGCTGGCTCAATCTACAGACGCTAAAGCTTTAGTAAAACAAGGCACCGAACTGCATGACCAGGGTAAGTATAACGAGGCATTGGCCAAGTATACCGAGGCCATGAAGGCCGACCCCAATTATCCTACCGCTTATTATGAATATGCCTATACACTGTTTACCACAGGCAAGGGCAAAGATGCCATTACTTACCTGGAGAAGCTGCTCAAGCTTGATCCAAAATCTGCCAACGCGTATGACATGCTGGGGAGTATTTATGATGATATGGGGCAGCAGGATCAGGCCATTGAATATTACAAGAAAGGCGTTGCCGCCAATCCCGATTACCAGCGCCTGCATTTTAATCTATCAATCACCTACTATCGCAAACAACTTTACTCGCAATCGGCACAAGAAGCCTTGGCCGCTATAAAATTAGACCCGAAACATGCCAGCAGTCACAGAATATATGGCATGGCCGCTTATGCATTGAATCAACGCGGAGCGGCATTACTGGCCTTTTGCAACTTTCTGCTACTGGAACCACAATCCAAGCGCTCGTTGGAGATTGTTAATAATGTTAAAAAGATTATTAACTACGGCATCAAACGCAAAGATGCTAAAAACGTTACCCTGAGCGTATCGCCCGATGATATGGGCAATTTGATGATGTCGATGAGTGTTCTGGCTGCCACCGATAAAAAGGGCGAGCTTTCTGCCGTTGATTCATTGCAATATCAGCTTACCTCTTTATTTAACGTTGCCAACACCATTGCCGGCGGAGACAAGGCCGACCCTTTTGTGGTTAAATACTATGGCGATTACTTTAAAGCCCTGGCAGAAACTGATAACATGCCGGCGTTTACCCGCTTTATTAGTGTGAGCCTTTACCCTACAGAAAACATGCAATGGCTTAAAGACCATGATAAAGAATTGACTGCCTTTGATATCTGGACCCGCAGCACACTGCATAAGTTTTAG
- a CDS encoding tetratricopeptide repeat protein: MKRFSLILLLVIACAITYAQDARSLIKEGADLSSAKQYTAAIEKYKAALVIEPNNPQANYQLAFALNQTGKSTDAIPYLQKATTGDASANMKSGAYALLGSIYDQAKQPAKAIENYKQALTLTPDDQQLQYNLGLAFFRNHQYVEAEQCAINSLKLAPQHSASMRLYALVAFHQNKRAPALLGLCSFLLMEPNTPRSSESYSNIQHIIQGGDLKPEPGEVAPHHIDAETNALNQAISSAVATEAKRRYFVAADKFTQQLQAIFAAIGPLAEKQQHGSELFKAPAARFYKLSQSGNMPAFARLISQSSDKASVAWIAAHSDEMGKLDEWLKGN; this comes from the coding sequence ATGAAACGTTTCAGCTTGATTTTGCTACTGGTTATTGCCTGCGCAATCACCTATGCACAGGATGCCCGCTCGCTGATAAAAGAGGGCGCCGATCTAAGCAGCGCTAAACAATATACCGCCGCTATTGAAAAATATAAAGCAGCATTAGTTATAGAACCTAATAACCCCCAGGCCAACTATCAGTTGGCTTTTGCGCTCAACCAAACTGGCAAGAGCACAGATGCTATACCCTACCTTCAAAAAGCTACCACCGGCGATGCATCAGCCAATATGAAAAGCGGCGCTTATGCCTTACTGGGCAGCATTTATGACCAGGCCAAACAGCCTGCTAAAGCCATTGAAAACTACAAACAGGCGTTGACCTTAACACCAGACGACCAACAATTGCAATACAACCTGGGCCTGGCCTTTTTTCGCAATCACCAGTATGTCGAGGCCGAGCAATGTGCCATCAATTCGCTTAAACTGGCGCCTCAACACTCAGCCAGTATGCGGTTGTATGCGCTGGTGGCCTTTCATCAAAATAAACGCGCACCAGCACTGCTGGGCTTGTGCAGCTTTTTGCTAATGGAACCGAATACACCGCGAAGTTCCGAGTCATACAGTAATATCCAACACATTATTCAGGGTGGCGATCTAAAGCCTGAGCCCGGCGAAGTTGCGCCACATCATATTGATGCCGAAACCAACGCCCTCAACCAGGCCATCAGCAGCGCGGTAGCGACCGAAGCCAAACGTCGTTATTTTGTAGCGGCAGATAAATTTACGCAGCAGTTGCAGGCCATATTTGCGGCTATCGGTCCGCTGGCAGAAAAGCAGCAGCATGGCAGTGAGTTGTTCAAAGCGCCGGCGGCGCGGTTTTATAAACTATCGCAATCGGGCAATATGCCGGCGTTTGCACGTTTGATTAGTCAGAGTAGCGACAAAGCTTCGGTGGCGTGGATTGCGGCGCATAGCGATGAGATGGGGAAGTTGGATGAGTGGTTGAAGGGGAATTGA
- a CDS encoding DUF5071 domain-containing protein, with protein MKDYVPQNKFDEKAIACLQSLPFEAVRNDVWELLEWLQDMNWPVAYDVAVYLAPHVNEIKDDLIKIFNTDDTLWQMWIICGLIGRSPIKPDAELLTIIRRIAEHPTKIEIEEEVDLVAKDVLEQFGGGA; from the coding sequence ATGAAAGATTATGTCCCCCAAAATAAATTTGACGAAAAGGCTATAGCGTGTCTTCAATCTCTCCCCTTTGAAGCGGTTAGAAATGATGTTTGGGAGCTATTAGAATGGCTGCAAGATATGAACTGGCCTGTTGCCTATGATGTGGCCGTGTATCTTGCTCCTCATGTCAATGAAATAAAAGATGACCTGATTAAGATCTTCAATACAGATGATACGCTTTGGCAAATGTGGATCATCTGCGGTTTAATAGGCCGGTCTCCTATAAAACCAGATGCAGAACTTTTAACTATTATCAGAAGGATAGCAGAACATCCAACCAAAATCGAAATTGAAGAAGAAGTTGATCTTGTTGCAAAAGATGTTCTTGAACAATTTGGCGGAGGCGCTTAA
- a CDS encoding low molecular weight protein-tyrosine-phosphatase codes for MNILMVCLGNICRSPLAEGVMQHLVQQEGLDWTVDSAGTGGWHVGENPDHRSVRVAHSHGIDISTQTCRKFRVEDFDDFDLILVMDRYNYSDVQMLARTEAETAKIHLLLGEKEVPDPYYDNNMFEPVFKLIEGGCKGVIKKYR; via the coding sequence ATGAACATCCTCATGGTATGCCTGGGCAATATCTGCCGTTCGCCATTGGCGGAGGGGGTTATGCAACACCTGGTTCAACAAGAAGGGCTTGACTGGACAGTAGACTCTGCCGGCACCGGCGGCTGGCACGTTGGCGAAAATCCAGACCATCGCTCAGTGCGCGTGGCACATAGTCATGGCATAGATATCAGCACGCAAACCTGCCGCAAATTTCGCGTAGAAGATTTTGATGATTTTGACCTGATACTGGTGATGGACCGATACAACTACAGTGATGTGCAAATGCTGGCTCGCACCGAGGCCGAGACAGCCAAAATACACCTGCTTCTAGGCGAAAAAGAAGTGCCCGATCCATATTACGACAACAATATGTTCGAGCCAGTATTTAAGCTGATTGAGGGCGGCTGTAAGGGTGTGATTAAGAAGTACAGATAG